Proteins from a single region of Desulfobacterales bacterium:
- a CDS encoding polyprenyl synthetase family protein: MKQNKKESAVKNEILQAVAPDLADIEVALEENLTPQVGLVKKTARHILFAGGKRLRPLLSILSTRLCGRNKPADFTFSTIFEYLHAATLLHDDLVDGASLRRGKPVAHSVFGNETAVLTGDFLLARSLSIAAATGNPAIIAVIAEITELMSQGEIEQLQNRGRLDLSEAEYLEVIRRKTAILIQGACHAGALLAKAGDKQATALKTYGYHLGMAFQMADDLLDYTADPQTLGKAIGADLKEGKLTLPVIYSLATADSADRDRMVQMIGNKDVGMDDFITFVGLLTDYGGISYTRKKALAHVAAAKSALAGFEPLKERDLLISLSDYALIRNK, encoded by the coding sequence ATGAAACAAAATAAAAAAGAGTCCGCCGTAAAAAATGAAATCCTTCAAGCGGTAGCCCCGGATTTGGCGGACATAGAAGTTGCCCTTGAAGAAAATTTAACACCGCAGGTGGGTTTGGTAAAAAAAACCGCCCGGCACATTCTCTTTGCCGGCGGCAAGCGGTTGCGGCCGCTTCTGTCCATCCTGTCCACCCGATTGTGCGGACGCAATAAACCGGCCGACTTCACCTTTTCCACTATCTTTGAATACCTTCACGCTGCCACCCTGCTACACGATGACCTGGTGGACGGTGCTTCTTTGCGTCGCGGAAAACCGGTCGCCCACTCGGTGTTCGGTAATGAAACCGCCGTATTGACCGGAGATTTTCTGCTGGCCCGATCCTTGTCCATTGCTGCAGCCACCGGAAATCCGGCAATTATCGCGGTGATTGCCGAAATTACGGAATTGATGAGCCAGGGAGAAATCGAGCAGCTTCAAAACCGGGGCAGACTTGATCTCTCGGAGGCGGAATATCTGGAAGTGATTCGGCGGAAAACCGCTATCTTGATTCAGGGTGCCTGTCACGCGGGCGCACTCCTGGCCAAAGCCGGCGATAAACAGGCCACCGCCCTCAAAACCTACGGGTATCATCTGGGCATGGCGTTTCAAATGGCTGACGACCTGCTGGATTACACGGCGGACCCCCAAACCCTTGGAAAAGCGATCGGTGCGGATCTTAAGGAAGGAAAACTCACCTTGCCGGTAATATACAGCCTGGCCACGGCCGATTCGGCGGACCGCGATCGCATGGTGCAAATGATCGGAAACAAGGATGTGGGAATGGATGACTTTATCACCTTTGTCGGTCTGCTGACCGATTACGGCGGGATTTCCTATACCCGGAAAAAAGCACTCGCCCATGTGGCTGCCGCAAAATCGGCGCTGGCCGGTTTTGAGCCGCTGAAAGAACGGGATTTGCTGATATCTCTATCGGATTACGCACTGATAAGAAACAAATAA
- a CDS encoding methyl-accepting chemotaxis protein: MHLYQQMTLKTRLFLSFLICALVIAGVGGVGVHSMSKMERATTASLSATALENLSMLSAQLEKRIILWAVASILMVLGIGYLLSVTLSRLIGNRLSELSSETVHMGSAALALAAVTHELSGGASRQIESIANTSGLITELNELTRGTAMAASKADLLMKSELAASGEKMGTLGKELGKTLNQAISASEETQKIIKTIDEIAFQTNLLALNAAVEAARAGEAGAGFSVVAEEVRNLALKSAQAAQSTAALIENTVGQVREAGTKNNQIHDEGGNNYRILQRLAHIIKEIAEAASRQVQGLEALRVTVADIEKTAKAYQNHADTSNLSAKGTATVSQQVQEVVAALTVLVNANNGNQRPLSAPTAEEESKPATLITV; the protein is encoded by the coding sequence ATGCATTTATATCAACAGATGACGTTAAAAACCCGCTTGTTCTTAAGCTTTTTAATTTGCGCCCTGGTCATTGCCGGTGTTGGCGGTGTTGGCGTTCATTCTATGAGCAAAATGGAACGCGCCACAACCGCCTCCCTATCAGCAACCGCGCTTGAAAATTTGAGTATGCTGAGCGCGCAGCTTGAAAAAAGAATCATCCTATGGGCTGTTGCATCCATTCTCATGGTGCTGGGCATCGGGTATTTGCTTTCCGTAACCCTTTCCCGGCTGATCGGGAATCGCCTTTCCGAATTGTCCAGCGAAACCGTTCACATGGGTTCCGCCGCGCTGGCTTTGGCGGCGGTTACCCATGAGCTATCCGGCGGCGCCAGTCGCCAGATCGAATCCATTGCGAATACAAGCGGGCTTATAACGGAACTAAACGAGTTAACCCGCGGAACAGCCATGGCTGCATCCAAAGCGGACTTGCTGATGAAGTCCGAACTTGCCGCCAGTGGTGAAAAAATGGGCACCCTGGGAAAAGAGTTGGGCAAGACCCTGAACCAGGCAATTTCCGCGAGTGAGGAAACACAGAAAATCATCAAAACGATTGATGAAATTGCCTTTCAGACCAATTTGCTTGCGTTGAATGCGGCCGTGGAAGCCGCCAGAGCGGGGGAAGCCGGCGCGGGATTTTCCGTTGTGGCCGAAGAGGTGAGAAATCTGGCGCTTAAATCCGCTCAGGCGGCTCAAAGCACAGCCGCGCTGATTGAAAATACGGTTGGCCAGGTGCGGGAAGCCGGAACGAAAAATAATCAGATTCATGATGAAGGTGGAAATAACTACCGAATCCTGCAACGCCTGGCGCATATCATTAAAGAAATCGCCGAAGCGGCGAGCCGGCAGGTTCAGGGATTAGAGGCGCTGCGGGTGACAGTGGCGGATATTGAGAAAACAGCCAAAGCCTATCAGAATCATGCGGATACTTCGAATTTAAGCGCCAAGGGAACGGCAACGGTCAGTCAACAGGTTCAAGAAGTGGTTGCCGCGCTAACCGTGCTGGTGAACGCCAACAATGGAAACCAACGACCCCTATCCGCGCCAACAGCCGAAGAAGAAAGCAAACCGGCAACCCTTATAACGGTATGA
- the murJ gene encoding murein biosynthesis integral membrane protein MurJ codes for MGASLKKKIGIASLIMMASVMASRVIGIFRESVIAYIGGRGVAVDAYQVAFIIPDILNHIVASGFLSLTFIPIFSKYVAQNREAEGWRVFSIILNGFGLLLICLLVVCEWATPELIALAAPGWNDPAATAMVITMTRIILPAQFLFFSGGMFMAVQFAKEKFFLPALAPLIYNGGIILGGLLLGPQLGMVGFAWGVLAGAFLGNFALQYRGAKLLGMKWSITLKLWHPELVNYIKITLPLMFGLTMAFSHELFIRFFGSFLPAGSISGLNYANRVMQVLVGVFGQAVGAATYPFLSKMVAENNLHEANRLLNQTLRYLALIIPVAALVMVLRHEVVAILFERGKFHAADTAQTARMLMFMMPGAVGFAAQTLVVRGYYATQNTWFPTLFTTLAVLVSLPVYYLAMRAFGPVGIASAGAVSAMLQASLLFTLWNRRSDNREARQVPLFYGGMTLLAILTGIFLAWFKGAALAGLEATSFWGYILVCGATGMMFLAVLAGVGSLFRIAEIMEPLRAVVSKAKRIGRPV; via the coding sequence ATGGGCGCTTCCCTGAAAAAGAAAATCGGCATCGCCTCGCTGATCATGATGGCTTCGGTGATGGCTAGCCGCGTGATCGGTATCTTTCGTGAGAGCGTCATTGCCTATATCGGCGGCCGGGGTGTGGCGGTGGACGCCTATCAGGTGGCCTTCATCATTCCGGATATTCTCAATCACATCGTGGCGAGCGGATTTTTATCCCTGACCTTTATCCCCATCTTCTCAAAATACGTCGCGCAAAACAGGGAAGCCGAAGGGTGGCGCGTGTTTTCCATCATCTTAAACGGGTTCGGGTTGTTGCTGATCTGTTTGCTCGTTGTGTGTGAATGGGCTACACCCGAGCTGATCGCCCTGGCCGCTCCCGGCTGGAATGATCCGGCCGCCACGGCAATGGTGATCACGATGACCCGGATCATTTTACCGGCGCAGTTTCTCTTTTTTTCTGGCGGCATGTTCATGGCCGTGCAGTTTGCAAAGGAAAAATTTTTCCTGCCCGCGCTGGCGCCGCTGATCTATAATGGCGGCATTATTCTGGGCGGCCTGCTTCTGGGACCGCAATTGGGCATGGTCGGGTTTGCCTGGGGCGTTCTGGCCGGCGCTTTTTTAGGAAATTTCGCCTTACAATACCGGGGCGCGAAACTGCTCGGCATGAAATGGAGCATTACGCTCAAGCTTTGGCACCCTGAGCTGGTCAATTACATTAAAATCACACTCCCCTTGATGTTCGGGCTTACCATGGCGTTTTCCCATGAGTTGTTTATTCGCTTTTTCGGCTCTTTTCTGCCGGCCGGCAGTATCTCGGGCCTTAATTATGCCAACCGGGTGATGCAGGTATTGGTAGGCGTCTTCGGCCAGGCCGTGGGGGCTGCCACCTACCCCTTTTTATCCAAAATGGTGGCGGAAAATAACCTTCATGAGGCGAACCGGCTTTTAAATCAAACCTTGCGGTATCTGGCATTGATTATTCCGGTGGCGGCGCTGGTCATGGTACTTCGCCATGAAGTGGTGGCCATTCTGTTTGAGCGGGGAAAATTCCACGCCGCGGATACGGCCCAAACGGCCAGAATGCTGATGTTCATGATGCCCGGCGCCGTCGGTTTTGCCGCCCAAACCCTTGTGGTTCGAGGGTATTACGCCACTCAAAACACCTGGTTCCCCACCCTTTTCACTACCCTTGCCGTGCTGGTGAGCCTGCCGGTGTACTACCTTGCCATGCGCGCCTTCGGCCCGGTGGGCATCGCCTCGGCGGGCGCCGTTTCGGCGATGCTGCAGGCAAGTCTGCTGTTTACCCTGTGGAACCGGCGCAGCGACAACCGGGAAGCCCGTCAGGTGCCCCTGTTTTACGGCGGCATGACCTTGTTGGCTATTCTGACCGGGATTTTTTTGGCATGGTTCAAGGGCGCGGCACTGGCAGGCTTGGAGGCGACCTCTTTTTGGGGCTATATCCTGGTCTGCGGTGCCACCGGGATGATGTTTCTGGCCGTGTTGGCGGGCGTCGGGTCTTTGTTTCGCATCGCGGAAATCATGGAACCGCTCCGCGCAGTTGTATCCAAAGCAAAGCGAATCGGCAGGCCGGTCTGA
- the pgsA gene encoding CDP-diacylglycerol--glycerol-3-phosphate 3-phosphatidyltransferase, whose translation MQNAGKQISIPNIITIARILMTPFFVILLLKEQFGTALWVFIIAGVSDALDGLIARVFNQRTVLGAYLDPIADKLLLAAAFISLGILHMVPAWVVVIVITRDILILVGLAIISLTNTRLRISPSFVSKCTTGLQLVTIAMTLLRHEANYLNAALPVFFWLTACFTTLSGLHYIYVGMNILQTGTSSDGTQK comes from the coding sequence GTGCAAAACGCGGGTAAGCAGATCAGCATACCGAATATCATAACTATCGCCCGAATTTTGATGACCCCGTTTTTTGTCATTTTGCTGCTCAAAGAACAGTTTGGCACCGCGTTGTGGGTATTTATTATCGCAGGTGTCAGCGATGCACTGGACGGCCTGATCGCAAGGGTTTTCAATCAGCGAACGGTATTGGGCGCCTATCTGGATCCGATCGCGGACAAACTGCTTTTGGCAGCGGCTTTTATCAGTCTGGGGATTTTGCATATGGTCCCCGCCTGGGTGGTGGTGATCGTGATTACCCGCGACATACTGATTCTTGTGGGGCTCGCTATCATCTCTCTTACGAACACCCGGCTTCGCATTTCTCCCAGCTTTGTCAGTAAGTGCACCACCGGCTTGCAGTTGGTCACCATCGCCATGACATTGCTTCGCCATGAGGCCAACTATCTGAATGCCGCACTTCCCGTTTTCTTTTGGTTGACCGCATGCTTTACTACTTTATCCGGCCTGCATTACATCTACGTGGGAATGAATATCCTGCAAACGGGAACCAGTTCCGATGGGACCCAAAAATAA
- the fni gene encoding type 2 isopentenyl-diphosphate Delta-isomerase: MRKSEHIRICLEEDVSFKKTNGFEKYELIHEALPEVNLSEIDLSCTVLGKNFAAPVFIEAMTGGVAEARRINENLSGAAEQCGIGMGLGSQRVMMLNAALTDTYRIRHTAPTIFLAGNIGASQLKEFGADQLKRAMETVEADALAIHLNAAQELCQPEGDTGWANIWAAIERVCRQVEFPVIVKETGCGLSAATAKKLENAGVACIDTGGAGGTSWAKVEQYRGSKKAGLFLEWGIPTADSLSDCIKAVNIPVIASGGIRNGMEMVKALAMGAAMVGMAMPFLRPATISMSAVAERIEAVKKEIKATMFLIGAKRIADIDMAKIRCIMPCP; the protein is encoded by the coding sequence ATGCGGAAAAGCGAGCATATTCGAATATGCCTGGAAGAAGATGTATCCTTTAAAAAAACAAATGGATTTGAAAAATACGAACTGATTCATGAGGCGCTTCCAGAAGTGAATCTGTCCGAGATCGATTTGTCCTGTACGGTATTAGGTAAAAATTTCGCCGCACCGGTATTCATCGAGGCCATGACCGGTGGTGTTGCAGAAGCCCGTCGCATCAATGAGAATTTGTCGGGTGCGGCCGAGCAATGCGGCATCGGCATGGGGCTCGGGTCTCAAAGAGTCATGATGCTGAATGCGGCCTTAACGGATACCTATCGCATTCGCCATACGGCGCCCACCATCTTTTTAGCAGGAAACATCGGCGCGTCACAGCTCAAGGAATTTGGTGCCGATCAACTCAAGCGGGCCATGGAAACAGTTGAGGCCGATGCCTTGGCCATTCACTTAAATGCCGCGCAGGAATTATGCCAGCCCGAGGGAGACACCGGTTGGGCGAACATATGGGCCGCCATTGAACGCGTGTGCCGGCAGGTTGAATTTCCTGTCATCGTCAAGGAGACCGGTTGCGGACTGAGTGCCGCGACTGCCAAAAAGCTGGAAAATGCGGGGGTTGCCTGTATTGATACGGGAGGTGCCGGCGGCACCTCGTGGGCCAAGGTCGAGCAATACAGGGGCAGCAAAAAGGCCGGACTTTTTCTCGAATGGGGAATACCGACCGCCGACTCCTTGTCTGACTGTATAAAGGCAGTGAATATTCCGGTCATCGCCTCTGGTGGCATTCGAAACGGCATGGAAATGGTGAAAGCCCTGGCCATGGGCGCGGCGATGGTGGGGATGGCCATGCCGTTTCTCAGGCCGGCGACAATATCCATGTCCGCTGTTGCGGAACGAATCGAAGCCGTTAAAAAAGAAATAAAGGCCACCATGTTTTTGATCGGCGCCAAACGTATCGCGGACATTGATATGGCAAAGATTCGTTGCATCATGCCATGTCCTTAA
- the rimO gene encoding 30S ribosomal protein S12 methylthiotransferase RimO gives MKLHLVSLGCARNQVDSEMMLGRLQARGWAITDAPEAAEVIIVNTCSFIEPAANESIDTILALAAFKRTGACRKLIVTGCLPERYREEIAESLPEVDLFLGTGAYEQIETAVQDTLRPGMCLLPDPNRTELTTAHLPRVTTDAHTAYLKIAEGCDSRCTYCIIPALRGNHRSRPVEDLIAEARTLIRAGVKELVLVAQDTTDYGGDLIPAVNLNHLLLQLSDLSEAIWIRFLYGHPSRLDRSLIQTVAQRDNLCAYFDIPIQHADDRLLKRMGRGYRQRDLYRLFETIRAIAPNAALRTTVMVGFPGETDKDVDTLISFMETIQFDNLGCFTYSDSQDLPSHRLRGRVTEKIAKERRNRVMRCQRELSEKKNEKYLGQTLTVLIEESLEENLFAGRHALQAPEVDGTTYVHLRGAKTRPAPGDFAQVRVIDTLEYDVVSETI, from the coding sequence ATGAAATTACATTTGGTTAGTCTCGGCTGCGCCAGAAATCAGGTGGACAGCGAAATGATGCTCGGCCGGTTGCAGGCACGGGGGTGGGCCATCACCGATGCGCCCGAAGCGGCCGAGGTGATCATTGTCAACACGTGCAGCTTCATCGAGCCGGCCGCAAACGAATCCATTGACACCATTTTGGCGCTTGCGGCATTTAAGCGGACCGGCGCCTGCCGGAAACTGATCGTGACGGGGTGCCTGCCCGAGCGTTACCGGGAAGAGATTGCCGAAAGCCTGCCCGAAGTCGATCTTTTCCTTGGAACCGGCGCATACGAACAGATTGAAACGGCCGTGCAGGATACGCTCAGGCCCGGCATGTGCCTGTTGCCGGACCCGAACCGGACCGAATTAACAACGGCCCATCTGCCCAGAGTCACCACCGACGCCCACACGGCCTATTTGAAAATCGCGGAAGGGTGCGACAGCCGGTGCACCTATTGTATTATTCCCGCGCTACGGGGAAATCATCGCAGCAGACCGGTTGAGGACTTGATAGCAGAGGCCCGAACGCTTATTCGGGCCGGTGTCAAGGAGCTGGTACTGGTGGCCCAGGACACGACTGACTACGGTGGGGATCTTATCCCGGCGGTAAATTTGAATCATCTGCTGCTTCAGCTTTCCGATTTATCCGAAGCCATATGGATTCGATTTTTGTACGGCCACCCGAGCCGCCTGGATAGATCATTGATTCAAACAGTGGCTCAGCGGGATAACCTGTGCGCGTATTTTGATATTCCCATTCAACATGCGGACGACCGGCTGTTAAAACGCATGGGCCGCGGGTACCGCCAAAGGGATCTGTACCGCCTTTTTGAAACGATTCGGGCCATTGCACCGAACGCGGCCTTACGAACAACCGTCATGGTGGGGTTTCCCGGAGAAACCGACAAAGATGTGGACACCCTGATTTCTTTTATGGAAACAATTCAGTTTGACAATCTCGGGTGCTTTACCTATTCCGATTCGCAGGATCTGCCGTCTCATCGGCTCCGTGGCCGGGTAACCGAGAAAATCGCGAAGGAGCGGCGCAATCGAGTCATGCGATGTCAGCGTGAACTCTCCGAGAAAAAAAATGAAAAATACCTCGGGCAAACACTGACGGTTCTGATAGAAGAGTCTCTGGAAGAAAATTTGTTTGCCGGACGGCATGCGCTTCAGGCGCCGGAAGTGGACGGCACCACTTATGTTCATCTCAGAGGCGCTAAGACTCGGCCGGCACCCGGCGATTTTGCCCAAGTGCGCGTTATTGATACCCTGGAGTATGATGTGGTAAGTGAAACCATATGA
- the tsaA gene encoding tRNA (N6-threonylcarbamoyladenosine(37)-N6)-methyltransferase TrmO, whose protein sequence is MMITFEPIGVIRSCYKEKFGIPRQAGLVSQAEAILEMLPPYNREEAFRGLEAFSHIWVVFLFHDIDHRARRATVRPPRLGGNKRIGVFATRSGFRPNPIGMSAVALDGIRYVDGVLKLHLKGGDFLDDTPVLDIKPYIPYADCLPAAGGGFAASPPEKRFDVIFSTAAEERCRCLAGELPHLKAFITGLLQSDPRPAYYEEKPAKKRFGTRIYDFDIQWECGDSTVHVISIDR, encoded by the coding sequence ATGATGATAACCTTTGAACCCATTGGTGTGATTCGATCCTGCTACAAGGAAAAATTCGGTATTCCCCGGCAGGCGGGGCTTGTGTCGCAGGCCGAAGCCATACTGGAAATGCTTCCGCCCTACAACCGGGAAGAAGCGTTTCGGGGGCTGGAGGCGTTTTCTCATATCTGGGTGGTATTTCTTTTCCATGACATTGACCATCGCGCCCGGCGTGCCACCGTCCGCCCGCCACGGTTGGGCGGCAATAAACGCATCGGCGTGTTTGCGACCCGGTCCGGTTTTCGGCCAAACCCCATCGGAATGTCCGCCGTGGCGCTTGACGGCATCCGGTATGTGGACGGTGTGCTGAAGCTTCATCTTAAAGGGGGGGATTTTCTGGACGATACCCCGGTGCTCGATATCAAGCCCTATATCCCTTATGCGGATTGCCTTCCTGCGGCCGGCGGCGGCTTTGCCGCAAGTCCGCCCGAAAAGCGATTTGACGTTATCTTTTCAACTGCCGCCGAGGAGCGCTGCCGATGCCTGGCAGGAGAGCTGCCGCACCTCAAGGCATTCATCACCGGCTTGCTTCAATCCGATCCGAGGCCCGCTTATTATGAGGAAAAGCCGGCCAAAAAGCGTTTCGGCACCCGTATCTATGATTTTGACATTCAATGGGAGTGCGGCGATTCTACCGTCCATGTCATCTCGATTGACCGGTGA
- a CDS encoding cereblon family protein: MIRLLSTNTPAVCLKDAPGESVVVEKKAATTGREPLLLCRQCRQVIARPSDRISVNGAHQHIFSNPQGLVYEIGCFQSVTGCAYAGPWSNEFTWFAGYSWRTLVCTGCLFHLGWSFSSGGGSHFYGLILDHLISPP, from the coding sequence ATGATTCGACTGTTATCAACGAATACCCCTGCGGTTTGTTTAAAGGATGCACCCGGCGAATCCGTTGTCGTAGAAAAGAAAGCAGCGACGACCGGCCGGGAGCCGCTGCTTCTCTGCCGACAGTGCCGGCAGGTGATTGCCCGGCCGAGCGATCGAATCAGCGTGAACGGTGCCCATCAGCATATTTTTTCAAACCCGCAGGGGCTGGTCTATGAGATCGGCTGCTTTCAAAGCGTCACCGGTTGTGCTTATGCGGGGCCCTGGTCAAACGAATTTACCTGGTTTGCCGGGTATTCATGGCGGACCCTGGTATGCACGGGCTGCCTTTTCCACTTGGGCTGGTCTTTTAGCTCGGGCGGCGGTAGCCATTTTTACGGTTTGATACTGGATCATTTGATCAGCCCGCCATAA
- the fdhD gene encoding formate dehydrogenase accessory sulfurtransferase FdhD: MESSVSHPATHWGPSIGRETAVDRLISEEPLAIRLEGKPYVVVMRTPGDEIAQAAGLLLAEGVVDGPEDFASLGVCEAENTNVVTATLTPERRKHIPDKLDRREYISQTSCGICGKEVVSDLYQELQPLSDETVFDIQKALACLDALSGQQPLRRQTRAAHAAAIYDAGLTCLSIAEDVGRHNALDKAVGKLFLDRRLPLAKLLILSSRISYELVQKAARAKIPVILAYSRPTSLAVALADRLNMTLACSDGASGLYLFCGKKRLKR; this comes from the coding sequence TTGGAATCAAGTGTTTCCCATCCGGCTACCCACTGGGGGCCGTCGATAGGCCGAGAAACCGCCGTTGACCGGCTCATCTCCGAAGAGCCATTGGCTATCCGCCTGGAAGGCAAGCCCTATGTCGTGGTCATGCGGACGCCGGGCGATGAAATCGCTCAGGCAGCAGGCCTGCTTCTGGCGGAAGGCGTGGTGGATGGGCCCGAGGATTTTGCCTCTTTGGGCGTTTGTGAGGCTGAAAACACCAACGTTGTCACCGCCACCCTGACACCGGAGAGACGCAAGCACATTCCCGATAAACTCGACCGGCGGGAATATATCAGCCAGACCAGTTGCGGTATTTGCGGAAAAGAGGTGGTTTCGGATTTATATCAGGAGCTTCAGCCCCTATCGGATGAAACCGTATTTGACATACAAAAGGCACTTGCCTGTCTTGACGCATTATCCGGACAGCAGCCCCTTCGTCGGCAAACCCGGGCCGCTCATGCGGCGGCCATATACGATGCCGGCTTGACCTGCTTAAGTATCGCCGAAGATGTCGGCCGCCATAACGCACTGGACAAAGCCGTCGGCAAGCTTTTTTTGGATCGGCGATTACCGTTGGCAAAACTGCTGATCCTATCATCCAGAATCAGTTATGAACTGGTTCAAAAAGCGGCCAGAGCAAAAATACCCGTCATTCTGGCTTACTCCCGGCCTACCTCCTTGGCCGTCGCGCTCGCGGACAGGTTGAATATGACCCTGGCCTGCTCGGACGGCGCGTCCGGCCTCTACCTTTTTTGTGGCAAAAAACGGCTGAAACGCTGA
- the cutA gene encoding divalent-cation tolerance protein CutA produces the protein MEKIVIYITVGNIEEAKKIGRKLLEERLVACVNMIDGMQSMYWWHDAIQEDMEVILIAKTTNALAAKVINQVTALHSYEIPCIVSLPIKDGNPAFLEWIEKEVTE, from the coding sequence ATGGAAAAAATAGTTATTTATATCACAGTGGGCAATATCGAGGAGGCAAAGAAAATAGGCCGAAAATTACTGGAAGAGCGCTTGGTGGCATGTGTTAACATGATTGACGGCATGCAGTCCATGTACTGGTGGCACGATGCCATTCAGGAAGATATGGAAGTCATTCTTATCGCAAAAACCACCAACGCCCTGGCGGCAAAGGTCATTAATCAAGTAACAGCGCTTCACAGCTACGAGATTCCCTGTATCGTCAGCTTGCCAATCAAGGACGGCAATCCCGCTTTTCTGGAGTGGATTGAAAAGGAAGTAACAGAATAA
- a CDS encoding MOSC domain-containing protein, with translation MKIVSIAVSKKKGTRKSCINAARLIENFGMEGDAHGGDWHRQVSFLAAESIDSARAKGLNVTFGDFAENIATIGIDWKTLPIGTRVRLGKTAMVEITQIGKECIKKCAIFFQAGDCIMPREGVFAKVLRGGDIQINDSVKILSNE, from the coding sequence ATGAAAATTGTCAGCATTGCCGTTAGCAAGAAAAAAGGAACGCGCAAAAGCTGTATTAACGCAGCTCGGCTGATTGAAAATTTTGGAATGGAAGGCGACGCTCATGGTGGGGATTGGCATCGGCAGGTCAGTTTTTTGGCCGCCGAGAGTATTGATAGCGCCAGAGCAAAAGGCCTGAATGTGACCTTTGGTGATTTCGCGGAAAATATCGCGACCATCGGCATCGACTGGAAAACCTTGCCCATCGGCACAAGGGTCAGGTTGGGAAAAACGGCAATGGTGGAAATCACACAGATCGGCAAGGAATGCATTAAAAAATGCGCCATTTTTTTCCAGGCAGGCGATTGTATCATGCCGAGAGAAGGCGTGTTTGCCAAGGTGTTGCGCGGCGGTGATATTCAAATCAATGATTCGGTGAAAATCTTGAGCAACGAATAG
- a CDS encoding EI24 domain-containing protein, whose translation MGFLSGISYNFRGLVLGLRTPKLLFLGFVRFAALFILTVILGSILVLHRQDILSLLWNVPESQWLLWVWHLLSWLLSLLLFGVSALIGFLVSQLLFSVLIMDAMSKITEKMITGGLASSSTESFWHQFAQLIMQEIPRAILPIGLLTILTVASWITPLAPVISVISSCLAVIFLAWDNTDLPEARSLAPFKQRFKFLLNTLPFHFGFGLLFLIPVLNAVLLSFAPVGATLFQIERRKQQGNVPG comes from the coding sequence ATGGGCTTTTTAAGCGGAATAAGCTATAATTTTAGAGGGTTGGTGCTTGGGTTGCGAACGCCGAAGTTGCTTTTTCTGGGATTTGTCCGCTTTGCTGCGCTGTTTATTTTAACGGTCATTCTCGGAAGCATCTTGGTTTTGCATCGCCAGGATATTCTCTCCCTGCTCTGGAATGTACCGGAAAGCCAGTGGCTCCTTTGGGTATGGCATCTTCTTTCGTGGCTTCTTTCTCTATTGCTTTTTGGCGTTTCAGCCCTTATCGGCTTTTTGGTTTCACAACTTTTGTTCAGTGTGCTGATCATGGATGCCATGTCCAAAATCACCGAGAAAATGATTACCGGCGGACTTGCGAGTTCATCAACGGAAAGTTTTTGGCATCAGTTCGCCCAATTGATCATGCAGGAGATTCCCCGCGCGATCTTACCCATAGGGCTATTGACCATTCTGACGGTAGCAAGCTGGATTACCCCGCTGGCCCCGGTTATTTCAGTTATATCATCGTGTTTGGCCGTGATCTTTCTGGCATGGGACAACACGGACTTACCCGAAGCCCGTAGCTTGGCGCCGTTTAAACAACGGTTTAAATTTCTGCTCAACACCCTGCCGTTTCATTTCGGGTTCGGCCTGCTGTTTCTGATTCCGGTCTTAAATGCCGTCCTGTTATCCTTTGCGCCGGTCGGTGCCACGCTGTTTCAAATTGAGCGCAGAAAGCAGCAGGGCAACGTGCCCGGATAG
- a CDS encoding HIT domain-containing protein: MEKDCLFCKISHGETDTPLLFENNTIVVFRDINPHAPVHLLIVPKKHIRSINDLTESDRDIVAQALITARDMAKEHGIDSSGYKLLFNVEKGGGQVIFHLHLHLLGGWQK; this comes from the coding sequence ATGGAAAAAGATTGCCTGTTTTGCAAGATTTCCCATGGTGAAACCGACACCCCCTTGTTGTTTGAAAATAACACGATCGTCGTATTCCGGGACATTAATCCCCATGCACCCGTTCACCTGCTGATCGTCCCTAAAAAACATATTCGCAGCATCAACGATCTGACCGAGAGCGATCGCGACATCGTGGCGCAAGCCTTGATAACGGCCCGGGATATGGCCAAGGAACACGGCATCGATTCATCCGGGTACAAATTGCTGTTCAACGTTGAAAAGGGCGGCGGGCAGGTTATCTTTCATCTTCACCTGCACTTGCTCGGCGGATGGCAAAAATAA